Below is a genomic region from Pleuronectes platessa chromosome 18, fPlePla1.1, whole genome shotgun sequence.
CATTAGTAATTAAATTATAATGTCTTGAAACATAGTTAAGCTCTGCTAAATTACACAAGACAGATTTAACAGTCTATGTTCTTCAttttctgaatttcccacgggattaataaagtatccatctatcatctatctttAACCAGGAAGGTCCCATTGAGACACAATATCTCTTCGGACAGGGAGTCCTGGTCAAGATGGACCAGTTAAAGAGTTTCATGTGTAAATACAAGCagggacaaataacacacaaacactgccaACAGATTATAAACATAGATGGAAACGTATCAGGAATCAGTGGCAAAAATGAACCATGTAAAATAAAACTCCCACATCAAAAGCACTGATACTTTTCCATTAAACTGATTtccaaagatttttttttaatgtgccaATAGAGGGTTTAGATCCTCTCCTTGTCACAAATAATAGTTTTGTGTCACAAATCATAGTTTGTGACACGAAACTGCAGTAAAAGTGAAAGCACACACTGACCGTGCTCTGTGGGGGGAGAGGCTGCCCGGGGAGGGGGTGCGTGAGGAGCTCGAACCGGCCGGAGCATCCCATCTCCAGCAGGGACAGCGGCAGGTCCATGGGGCCCGCGGGAGGCACGtctgcaggaaaacaaagacacacacacaacggtaACACAAAGAGTTTGAATGGACACACAACAACGACGCTCCTCAGTGAGAGATGCGACGCGGACTTTTAGATGCTAACGCAGCCAGTGGTTAGTCAGACAAACATTAAACCTATAGACATTAAATTGAATGAAGGGATGATGAGTGGAGCAGTGACTGACAACACAACACCGTGCTCACCACACAAGTGCAagcacacaacaaaataaaagccctcattattatattaaaccattatataaatatgtgtgtgtgtgtgtgtgtgtagtgaaggACTGATGTGTATTCATCCACAACAACTCACTGATTCTGTCCATGTTCCTGCTCGAAGCCGGAAGCGAAAAGTTGCCACAAACTAGAAACCTGACGTCGTAGCGGAAGTGGTCAAAATCGTCAAAAGCGGAAGTCAGCAGTAAGAAATGaaacacattaataaataaacattttaaatgttttggtggATTTTTGAGGAattatgtttaaaatgtgtaaataaaataacGGTTGTACTAAAAATCgatattgttttgtgtgtgattgtaaaATGGGGGGGAAAGAAGTCGATGGTAGTCAGTAGCTGTGACGTCATATTCAAGCGTCGGTGTTGTCGCCGTGCAGCAGCGTTCGGTAAGTGAATTGAATAAAAGCTTATAACTACttaattaaatgattttaacagGACATATTGTCTCATTCTGACAAGCTGGTGTTTTACTATGTGTGTGGTCGAGTCCCCTTGGCTTCCTCCCGGGAAGCATACCCAGGTTGGGTCTCTGGCTagctagctagttagcttaTCTGGGCTAGCAGCAGCTGGAAGTAAATAGAAGAAGCTCTACTGGTGTTTGTTCGAGTGGGAAATAAAATATAGTCGTTTCCAGCTGTTGATGCAGTGTTCTGTGTTGTAGCGGTTCGCATCATGGTGGCGTTTCCGAGTTCACtgacggaggaagaagaggcccTGCAAAAGAAATATGCAAAACTgaagaaaaaggtaaagaagcTTAAAGACtagtaaaatgtaaaacacatttatcattgAATGAAAGGGTTTTTCAGAGACGCGGAACTATGGGATTCTTTAATCACAGAAATTAATGAAATCATATTggattaatattattttataacattCCTTAATTTTGTCTATGCCCTATTCATTCCATGCTGGAGTGTGGACAGTGATGTCTTCATGACCAATATTAAAAGGTTGGAGACAGTAGATGTGCCTCAAAAGATGTCAGTGGAGGGGGGAGATCTAATAGTGAGAACTTACTATTCTGTGAATGTCCTTGATCATATTTTGATTTTTAACTGGGTGTGAAACCTGTTAGAACAGCGATTAGGGTACGGGTCATGGGACATGTGGTACCACTGAGGAATCTTGCTGCTACATTTCGAAATACTttgtgtattattattgtatattaCTTGTTTTTTCGTCTGTAGCTGTTTCATTTTTCAATTTGTGGCTGTTTTGTTGTCTCTTAAGAAAAAGGCACTGCTCGCTTTGAAGAAGCAAAGCTCCATCAACCAGACAAACCAGAGTGGCTTGAAACGAAGTAAGTTCATTCGACTCCACTTGAATGACACAAACTAAACATAACCTACCTTTATACAGCATATATAGTTGTTGAGATTGACCTTTGTCTATATGTGTCACGATAACAATAATTGAACAGCATGTGTGGTATTAATTGCTCTTTAAACTGCTTCATTCTACTCATAAACAAGGTGTTGTAAACATTTACTAACATGGCATGTACAGAACTTCTTGCTCACTGATTTCTTTCACTCCTTTCTCCATCACAGCATTGTCAGACCAGCCGGTCGTTGATACTGCAACAGCGACAGAGCAAGCAAAGAGGCTCATCAAGTCAGGAGCCATCAGCGCCATCAAATCAGAGAACAAGAACTCGGGCTTCAAACGCTCTCGAATGCTGGAGATTAAACTCAAGGTAGAATGTGGTTCAAAAGCAAAAACAATTTTTGGGATGATAAATATTTTCCTTGCTCTGTTTTGGGTGTTTTTTAACTATTGCTCTTTATTTGGCACAGGACCCTGAGAAAGGCCAAGTTCCTGCTTTCTTACCATTCCAGAGGAGTTTCTCTGTGGACGAAGAGCCACCTGAGGTAAAGTGTCCATTTAAGATGATATAACATGATCAGGAAATGACTGTAAGGGTTGAGGAAAAGTCTGTACAGCTGTATGTTGCACTTGAGCAGAGAACCAAAGGTATAGCTTATTAATGATATATTATTTGTGCTTACTCTAGGCTGGGAAGAGATCCCAAAGGAAATCTCTGTACGAGAGGTAATTCGCAGAGCCCATGATTAATAAAGTTCATTATACTGACAGTGAGTCTCTTTGGGTGTAACATAATTTCTTCCCCTGCAGCTTTGTCAGTCCAAAAGACCGATACcgggatgaagaagagggaggCGGCAGTTCAGCCAGCCGCGatgtggacagagacagagacagagatagagagagagagcgagaccgCGAAAGAGAACTGGACAAAGAGCGAGACAAAGAgcgagacaaagacaaagagaaagacaaagagaaaagcaaggagaaggagaaagacatAGAAATAGACATAGACATAGACAAAGACAAGGACACCGTCtcagacaaggagaaggagagggacagggacagggacagggagagggagagggacagggagagggagagggagagggacagggacagggacagggacagggagaggGATAGGGAGAGGGatagggagagggacggagatagagacagagatgggGACAGAGATCGGGAacgagaaagagacagaagcagagacagggaTCGAGAGCGCGatagggagcgagagagagatggacCATTTAGACGTGAGTAAAATTTTTGGCAGATATCTCTACTGGAAGAACGTGGGTGTAGTGTGGTGGATGTCAAAGGCGTTCCAGGGCATATGCATGATTTCCCTCTGCCTCCCATGTGTTCACCCTCAGGGTCAGACTCGTATCCAGAGCGGAGAGGAGTGCGGAAGGGGAACACAGTGTATGTTTACGGATCTGGGCTCGTCGAGGACAGCCTGCGTGCCGCTTTCTCTCAACAAGGAAACATCATCGACCTCTCCATGGACAACCCACGCAAGTATGAACCCATTAAACAAAGCTGTGTGCACATACAGGTCATCTATCATTCTATCTGctgttctgatgatgatgatgataatgatgtttATAGTATATATGACAATACAGCAATCCACAGTGTGATTAAATGAGACAATGttcttctgtctttctgtttctaGTTGTGCATTTATCACATTTGAGAAGATGGAGTCTGCAGACCAGGCTGTAGCAGAGGTTTGTTCTCACCCATTCAATATGAGAAGAAACTGACAATCACACATATCTCCTCCCTCTATAAACAATGTTTAATTTTCTAAAACAAAGCAACAACCAAAAAGAAGGTTTTTCAAAGTTCTGACAGATTCAGAGCAGTGAGACagctgacttaaaaaaaaaaaatgattcagtGGAGATAAATTTATAAAAGTGAGAGATTGCATTAAGCATTTCAATATAACCTAATTTCATGTCATAAAACCTACAGGCATAGCTCAGTACAGTACTTAAATGAGCAGATATGTTTAGGTTCTCAATctgttttattaacattttgctGTGAATCTTTCTAAGTTTAATTTATATCAGTGCTTTTTGCTGGTTTTGTTCAGAGAATATGCAACAccacatttgttttcatgttctgaATTCAGTCATTAATGTATATCATAACCGTTTCTGTGATACTTTTACTCACCAAGCTCTTTAACATTAAATTGTacgatttagtttttattttattatatgtacattatatattttaagtTATATATTATGTTAAAATTTAAGTGAGTAATTATACATTAAATCCATCAGGACACTAAACTTACattcacattaatattaataaatgtatgtCATTTTAcaccaaattttttttttcaatagtcCCAGTTTAGAATTAACTTTCATGCCCTAGTAATTTCTTTAATTGAATTTATAAGCATCATGACGTccatttataatatttagttttactgTAGTTTTGAGGAAGCTCAGCTCATTTAGACTGTATATGAAATCAACCTCCCTGTTTTCGTCTCACAGTTGAACGGAAGC
It encodes:
- the nelfe gene encoding negative elongation factor E isoform X1 — translated: MVVSSCDVIFKRRCCRRAAAFAVRIMVAFPSSLTEEEEALQKKYAKLKKKKKALLALKKQSSINQTNQSGLKRTLSDQPVVDTATATEQAKRLIKSGAISAIKSENKNSGFKRSRMLEIKLKDPEKGQVPAFLPFQRSFSVDEEPPEAGKRSQRKSLYESFVSPKDRYRDEEEGGGSSASRDVDRDRDRDRERERDRERELDKERDKERDKDKEKDKEKSKEKEKDIEIDIDIDKDKDTVSDKEKERDRDRDRERERDRERERERDRDRDRDRERDRERDRERDGDRDRDGDRDRERERDRSRDRDRERDRERERDGPFRRSDSYPERRGVRKGNTVYVYGSGLVEDSLRAAFSQQGNIIDLSMDNPRNCAFITFEKMESADQAVAELNGSTVGDIHIKVSIARKQPMLDAATGKSVWASLGKHRTVIVCLDIDQTAQRGLTFTTVSLLSQRCRTALKAPTGTRGTRSCTVRISSDEEEEKICFCILAPLF
- the nelfe gene encoding negative elongation factor E isoform X2, whose translation is MVVSSCDVIFKRRCCRRAAAFAVRIMVAFPSSLTEEEEALQKKYAKLKKKKKALLALKKQSSINQTNQSGLKRTLSDQPVVDTATATEQAKRLIKSGAISAIKSENKNSGFKRSRMLEIKLKDPEKGQVPAFLPFQRSFSVDEEPPEAGKRSQRKSLYESFVSPKDRYRDEEEGGGSSASRDVDRDRDRDRERERDRERELDKERDKERDKDKEKDKEKSKEKEKDIEIDIDIDKDKDTVSDKEKERDRDRDRERERDRERERERDRDRDRDRERDRERDRERDGDRDRDGDRDRERERDRSRDRDRERDRERERDGPFRRSDSYPERRGVRKGNTVYVYGSGLVEDSLRAAFSQQGNIIDLSMDNPRNCAFITFEKMESADQAVAELNGSTVGDIHIKVSIARKQPMLDAATGKSVWASLAVQNSTKGSYRDKRNQVVYSEDFL